Genomic window (Tepidisphaeraceae bacterium):
GTTCACGCGCGTAAGTTGCATCGACATGTTTAGCCACCGGCTTGCCGGTGGTCTTCTTTTTAATCGAGCGGGACGACCGGCAGGCCGGTGGCTTCCAAATTAAGTTCGGACCCTCATGCGACGCTTATTGTTCATCCTCGTCATCGCGATGCTGTGGCCCGCCAGCGCGGGCGCGCTGACGGCCGACGAGTTGCTGTTGATCGTGAACAAGAACGATCCGAACGGTGTCAAGCTGGCAACGTTCTACGCCGAGCAGCGCAAGGTGCCCGACGGGCGCATCGTCGAGGTCGACCTGCCGACGTGGAACGAGATCGCGTTCGAGCAGTACCAGTCGAACGTGGTCGCGCCCGTACGGCAGCAGTTGCGCGAGCGCGGGCTCGAGGGGAAGGTGAAGTGCCTCGTCACGTTCTACGGCATGCCCCTGCGCGTGCACCCGTACACGCCCACGAAGGACGAGCAGGCGGAACTGCAGTTGGTCACCGAGCGGCTTGCCGAGGTGGGGCCGCAGCTGAACAAGGTGATGCAGGAGATCGAGGCGCTGGCCGTGCGGATCGCGCCCAGCGCGATCCCGAAGGACCTCCCGGCCGACCCCATTCGCCGGGCCGAGGTGCTGCTGAACCTGTCGGCCCAGGTCGCCGAGCGAACGACCGATCGGGCCGAGCGTCGCGAATCGCTGGAAACGGTGCTGGACGTGATGGAGGTCTTCAGCGCCGACTTCGGCACGATGATGCGCCGCCGGGTGACCGACGTCTCGCCCTCCACCCGCCCGGCGGGCGCGAAGGACTCGATCACGCTTGAACTGGAACTGCTGGAAGCCCAGAAGAAGCTGGTGACGCACCTGGACGCGCCCGGCGACGCCACCGCCCGTGCAGCCGCCCGCGAGACGGCGGCGCGGTTCGGCCTGCCGAGCGAACTGGGCGTGCTGCGCCAGCAGCAGCAATGGCTGACGCCGTCCAAGACCGCGTCGGCGCTCGATAACGAGTTGTCGCTCATCCTCGCGCGCGGCTACCTGCGCGACGGCTGGGCTCCCAACTTCCTGCATCACGCGGCGCCGGCGTACAACGGGCCACCGCTGCTCATGGTCAGCCGGATCGACGGCCCGTCGCCGGAGCGCACGCGCGAGATGATTGAGACGTCCATCGCCATCGAGAAGACCGGCCTAAATGGGGCCGTCGCGATCGACGCGGGGTTCAACAAGGGCAACAAGCCGTTCGACGTCTACAACGATTCGCTGTTGAACTTCGCCCAGCTGGTGCAGGACAAGACGAAGCTATCGATGGTGCTGGACCGCGAGGGTCCCTTGATGCCGCTGCACCGCGCGAAGAACATCGCGCTCTACTGCGGCTGGTACAGCGTGCGCAAGTACGTGCCGACGTCGAAATTTAAGCCGGGCGCCGTCGCGTGGCACATCGCCAGTTTCGAACTGGTGACGCTGCACGACCCCGAAGAGACCGGCTGGGCCCGGGGGCTGCTGAAGGACGGCGCGGTGGCGACGCTGGGCGCGGTGGCCGAGCCGTATTTGCATTCGTTTCCATTGCCGAACGAGTTCTTCCCGTTGCTGCTGACGGGGAAGCTGACGATCGCCGAGGTGTATTGGAAGACGTGTCCGCTGGCTAGCTGGATGCAGGCATTGGTGGCTGATCCTCTGTACAACCCCTACAAAGTGAACCCGGCGCTGAAGGTGGCCGATTTGCCCGAATCGATGCGTAAGGTAGTTGGGGAGTAGCACGATGTAGTGGCGACGCCTGCGTCGCGGTCGATGCGCAGCATCGATTCCATTCGATCTGCAACGGCATACTGCGGCTACGCCGCACCGCGACGCAGGCGTCGCCACTACATGGGGGGGCCCCAACGCCGTTTAACTGAAAGCAGAATTGTTGGACCTGATTAAAGCGTGGTCGGGCATCGGTCGATAAGACCCATGGAGAGACCCGACATGGCCGTTCAACTTATCTGCCCCAGCCTGCGTTGCCGAAAGATCCTGTCGGTGCCCGACGAGGTACGCGGCAAGCTGGTGAAGTGCCAGCACTGCCAGTCGATGCTGCGCGTCCCCGAACTGCGCAAACCGGCACAGGCGGCGCCGGCGTACTCGTTCGAGAAGTAAGAACGAATCGAGATTAGAAAACACTACCGGCCTGGTCGCTTCAAGCGACCAGGCCGGTTTCGTTTTCGCATCTTCGGTTGGCGTTGCTCTAGATGACGCGGAATGGCTCCCTCTCCCGCGTACTCGCGGGGGAGGATTGGGGAGGGGGCCATCTCGGCCGCCATCGCGCTCCGACCTGCGTCGCCCCCTCCCTGGCCCTCCCCCGGTGTACCGGGAGAGGGGATAAGACGGTACGCGTCTCGCCCTTAGCTCAGCCCCAGCGCCTTCAGGTTGCGCAGGCTGATCTCCAGGCTTTCGAACGGGTCGCGGTAACAGGTGTCCTGCTCGACGATGTGCCACTTCACGCCGGCGGCCTTGCAGGCGTCGATGATCGCGGGCCAGTTCAGGTTGCCCTCGCCGACCTCCATCATGAAGGCCTTGTTCTCGGCGTTCACGCCCATGTCCTTCAGGTGGATGGCGGGGATGCGGCCCTTGCAGTCGCGGATCCACTTGGCCGGGTCGCCACCGCCGGCGGTGACCCAGTAGGTGTCGATCTCCATCCAGACGGAGGGATCAGATTCCTCCAGCACCCGGCGGAGCGCGACCTTGTCGCCGGCCTTGCGGAACTCGTGGTGGTGGTTGTGGTAGCCGATCGATACGCCGCTGCCGGCGAACTTCCTGGCGATGTCGGAGTACTCGCGGATGAACGTCGACCACGTCTCGGCCGACCATTCGTCCTTGGGCCAGAAGCCACCGATGGCCGTCAGTTCGCAGCCCCACATCTTGTGCTCGTCGATCACGGCCTGCGTCTGATCGCGCATGCGATCCATACCCGTGTGCGTCGCGGCGACCGCCAGCCCCTCGTTCTTCAGGATCTTCGCCAGCTCTGCTGGGTCGATCGGCCCCAAGGCCGAAAGCTGCACGGCGTTGTAACCCATCTTCTTCACCCGCGCCAGCGTCGACGCAATGTCGGCCGGGGTCTTGGTGAACTCGCGCAACGTGTACATCTGAACGGCTAAGGTGCTGGCCATGATTGGGTTCCTCGGGTGTTACCTGCCGCGACTGCGCGGCGCATGTAAAAGCGTACTCTAACGTGGTGCGTGCGTTTGGGCACGTGATCGCGAAGTGAATGCATTGAACCGCGGAGACGCGGAGAGGGAGGGAGATGAGGGTTCGGTGTTTCCTCTGGTCCCTCTCCCATGTACTCGTGGGAGAGGTTAGGTGAGGGTGATTTGTTCTTCCTGAGTTGTCAGCCGTTCGAAATCACCCCCACCTAGCCTCCCCCGGAGTACCGGGAGAGGGACCGGAGCCGACCTGTTGGACAGGGGGCACTGATATCGATGGACCGCGCTCGTCCTCTCCCTCCGTCTCCGTGCTCTCCGCGTCTCCGCGGTTGCATTCCCTTCTGCGGACGAGGCGGCAAGCGCCCTACGCCTGCAACCACGCCGCCACGAGGTCGATCGCGGACTGGAGGTCCTTCTTGTGGATCGACTCGGTCACGGTGTGGATGTAGCGGGTGGGGACGCAGAGGCTCATTGCGCGCACGCCGTTGCGCGTGCGTTGCATGGCGCCGGTATCGGTGCCACCGCGGGCGAGGAAGCCAAGTTGGAAGGGGATCTTGTTCTCCTGCGCGACGGCGACAAAGTCGTCGACCAGCGGCCGGTCGGCGATCGCGGAACCGTCGGCGATCTTGATCACCACGCCCTCGCCTTGCTTGCTGACGCGTTCGTCGTCGGGCACGCCGGGCGTGTCGACGCAGAGCGTGGTATCGATCGCGATCGCCAAATCGGGCTCGATCGCGAAGGCCGCCGGGCCGGCGCCGCGCAGGCCGACCTCTTCCTGAACGGTGAACGCGACCACGATGTCGTACTTCGACCGCTTCACCTTGCGCATCGCTTCCAGAATGGCAAACGTGGCGACGCGGTTGTCGAGGCACTTGCCGGTGACGCAATTGCCGATCTCGGCGAACTCCTGGATCAGTGTGACCGGGTCGCCGATGCGCACCTTTGCCTTCACCTGGTCGGCGGGCAGGCAGAGGTCGATGAAGAAGTCGCCGATCTCGGGGACCTTCTTCTTGTCCTCATCCTTGGCGATGTGGATCGGCCGGCCACCAGGATTCATGAGACCGATCAGGTCGCCATCCTTCGCCTGGATGCGCACCCGCCGCGCCAGCAGGTTGCGCGTATCGAACCCGCCAACGTTGGCGATGCGCACGAAGCCCTTGTCATCAATATGGCGTACGTAGAAGCCGATCTCATCCATGTGGCACGCGAACAGCACGCGCGGCGCCGCCTTGCCCGCGCCACCCGCCTTGCCCTTGCCACCGCCGTTGGTCTTGCCGCGTTTGGTGCAGATGAGCGAGCCCATGGTATCGACGGTGATTTCGTCGAACAGGCCCTTGGCTTCCTTCCGCAGCACCTCACGGACGCGCTCTTCACGGCCCGGCACGCCGGGGGTTTCAGACAGTTGCTTCAGCAGGGGGATGTTCATGGGTGGGAAGCGTACTATCTGGTTGGCAAAAGCGGAATGGCCAGAGCGGCGGGGGAGCGCGGTGATCCTCTTCTGTAGGACAGGCATTCCTGCCTGTCTCTCCCCCGTCAGCCTCTCCCCCCGTATTCACAGAAGAGCTAGACGCGAAGGTCGCGAAGGAGCCGCGAAGGTGGCGAGAAGAAGAGGTTGAACCACAGAGGGCACAGAGGGCACAGAGGGCACAGAGGGCACAGGGGGCACAGAGGCAGACACAGAGCAGGGAGTCTTTTCGATTGGGATTTGGAGCTTGGTCATTTGTTTGGCATTGGGGCTTGGGATTTTGTTTTTCCAATACGGGGTGAGACAGGCAGGAATGCCTGTCCTACAGAAGAGAAATCAGCGGCCAGGCGAAGGGAACGGCTACTGCGCGTTCATCATCGCGCGATAGCCGAAGTAACCCACCACCGCGACGGCGGCCAGCGCGAGGATCGACAGGCCGATCGCGATCGAGAGCAACCAGGTGAACCGCGAGCCCTGCTTGTTCATCAGGGCTTGGATCTCGCTGTCCCGCGAGGTGATGTTCTCGCGCATCTGTTCCAGCACGCGCGTGCTCGCCTCCGACGCACGGCTGACGTGCTGCATCGCCAGGCCCACGCTGCCGAGGTTCTCGCTGATGGCCGCGTCCTGCTCGCGCAAGCCCTCGACCGTGTCGCGCAAACCGTCGACCGACTTACGACGTTCGTTGTCAGCCTGCACGATGCGCTCGAGAATGTCGCCAAGCTTGTTCTG
Coding sequences:
- a CDS encoding TIGR03790 family protein codes for the protein MRRLLFILVIAMLWPASAGALTADELLLIVNKNDPNGVKLATFYAEQRKVPDGRIVEVDLPTWNEIAFEQYQSNVVAPVRQQLRERGLEGKVKCLVTFYGMPLRVHPYTPTKDEQAELQLVTERLAEVGPQLNKVMQEIEALAVRIAPSAIPKDLPADPIRRAEVLLNLSAQVAERTTDRAERRESLETVLDVMEVFSADFGTMMRRRVTDVSPSTRPAGAKDSITLELELLEAQKKLVTHLDAPGDATARAAARETAARFGLPSELGVLRQQQQWLTPSKTASALDNELSLILARGYLRDGWAPNFLHHAAPAYNGPPLLMVSRIDGPSPERTREMIETSIAIEKTGLNGAVAIDAGFNKGNKPFDVYNDSLLNFAQLVQDKTKLSMVLDREGPLMPLHRAKNIALYCGWYSVRKYVPTSKFKPGAVAWHIASFELVTLHDPEETGWARGLLKDGAVATLGAVAEPYLHSFPLPNEFFPLLLTGKLTIAEVYWKTCPLASWMQALVADPLYNPYKVNPALKVADLPESMRKVVGE
- a CDS encoding sugar phosphate isomerase/epimerase; this translates as MASTLAVQMYTLREFTKTPADIASTLARVKKMGYNAVQLSALGPIDPAELAKILKNEGLAVAATHTGMDRMRDQTQAVIDEHKMWGCELTAIGGFWPKDEWSAETWSTFIREYSDIARKFAGSGVSIGYHNHHHEFRKAGDKVALRRVLEESDPSVWMEIDTYWVTAGGGDPAKWIRDCKGRIPAIHLKDMGVNAENKAFMMEVGEGNLNWPAIIDACKAAGVKWHIVEQDTCYRDPFESLEISLRNLKALGLS
- a CDS encoding M20/M25/M40 family metallo-hydrolase, with product MNIPLLKQLSETPGVPGREERVREVLRKEAKGLFDEITVDTMGSLICTKRGKTNGGGKGKAGGAGKAAPRVLFACHMDEIGFYVRHIDDKGFVRIANVGGFDTRNLLARRVRIQAKDGDLIGLMNPGGRPIHIAKDEDKKKVPEIGDFFIDLCLPADQVKAKVRIGDPVTLIQEFAEIGNCVTGKCLDNRVATFAILEAMRKVKRSKYDIVVAFTVQEEVGLRGAGPAAFAIEPDLAIAIDTTLCVDTPGVPDDERVSKQGEGVVIKIADGSAIADRPLVDDFVAVAQENKIPFQLGFLARGGTDTGAMQRTRNGVRAMSLCVPTRYIHTVTESIHKKDLQSAIDLVAAWLQA